Proteins encoded in a region of the Triticum dicoccoides isolate Atlit2015 ecotype Zavitan unplaced genomic scaffold, WEW_v2.0 scaffold130180, whole genome shotgun sequence genome:
- the LOC119343500 gene encoding zinc finger BED domain-containing protein DAYSLEEPER-like — protein MAPMLAVMREKFMKYWSDYSIFLSCAAVLDPCIKFKFLGYAYSKLYDGDDALQRINLVKTTMTSLFNEYGSGVHVNENIATSASSSTCGLGAFSDYGQYVESTSSHEERSKLELYLAEPAKRLNENVNILDFWSKSAARYPQLARMARDILAVPVSSVASESAFSLSKKVITPNRNSLKPKTVEALMCLQDWYRCKLQKKEDNKRKAEVVALDNDEDSSSDEE, from the exons ATGGCTCCAATGTTAGCAGTTATGAGGGAGAAATTCATGAAATATTGGTCTGACTATAGCATATTTCTGTCTTGTGCTGCCGTTCTTGATCCCTGCATTAAGTTCAAGTTTTTAGGATATGCCTACTCCAAGCTATatgatggtgatgatgcccttcagCGCATTAATCTTGTTAAAACTACAATGACTTCTTTATTTAATGAGTATGGTAGTGGTGTACATGTCAATGAAAACATAGCAACTAGTGCATCATCAAGCACGTGTGGACTTGGTGCCTTTTCTGACTATGGTCAGTACGTGGAAAGCACGAGCTCACATGAAGAGAGATCTAAATTGGAATTGTATTTGGCTGAACCTGCGAAGAGGTTGAATGAAAATGTCAATATCTTGGATTTCTGGAGTAAGTCCGCAGCTAGGTATCCGCAACTAGCAAGAATGGCACGTGATATCCTTGCAGTTCCTGTGTCAAGTGTTGCTTCAGAATCCGCTTTCAGCTTGAGTAAGAAGGTTATAACCCCGAACCGAAACTCACTTAAACCAAAGACGGTTGAGGCCCTAATGTGTTTGCAAGATTGGTATCGTTGCAAACTGCAGAAAAAAGAAG ATAATAAGAGAAAGGCAGAAGTGGTTGCGCTAGATAATGATGAAGATTCATCTTCGGATGAAGAAT AG